The Crocosphaera subtropica ATCC 51142 genome includes a window with the following:
- the secA gene encoding preprotein translocase subunit SecA codes for MLKALFGDPNTRKIKKLQPIVAEINLLEEDIQHLSDEQLKEKTVEFREMLDKANNDEELEDILEEILPDAFAVVREAAKRVLGMRHFDVQLMGGMVLHQGQIAEMKTGEGKTLVATLPAYLNGLTSRGVHIVTVNDYLARRDAEWMGQVHRFLGLTVGLIQSGMNPEERKKNYACDVTYTTNSELGFDYLRDNMATAMAEVVQRPPNYCIIDEVDSILIDEARTPLIISGQVERPTEKYIKAAEIAKQLEKQESEEDPKDYEVDEKARNVLMTDQGFEKAEQLLGVGDLYDQENPWAHYIFNAIKAKELFTKDVNYIVKNKEVVIVDEFTGRVLAGRRWSDGLHQAIEAKEGVPIQRETQTLATITYQNFFLLYNKLSGMTGTAKTEETELEKVYNLQVTIVPTNRPSQRYDFPDVVYKTEPAKWKAVAAEVEEMHKMGRPILVGTTSVEKSEVISALLQQSNIPHNILNARPENVERESEIVAQAGRKGAVTIATNMAGRGTDIILGGNSDYMARLKIREYLMPQIVMPEDDNLMAGGMGSNNRRPQGFGQDSKKKKWQPSADIFPTDLSPETQNMLKEAVKFAVDQYGQQSLSELEAEEKIAIASENAPTDDPVIEKLREVYKLIRKQYDAFTDKEHDEVVDKGGLHVIATERHESRRIDNQLRGRAGRQGDPGSTKFFLSLEDNLLRIFGGDRVAGLMNAFRVEEDMPIESKMLTRSLEGAQKKVETFYYDTRKQVFEYDEVMNNQRRAIYAERRRVLEGLDLKEQVLQYAEKTMDEIVDAYVNPELPPEEWDVENLVSKVKEFVYLLEDITAKDMEDMTVAEMKIFLHEEVRKAYDIKEDQVDKVRPGLMREAERFFILQQIDTLWREHLQSMDALRESIGLRGYGQKDPLIEYKQEGYEMFLEMMIDIRRNVVYSLFQFQPQGQPQAV; via the coding sequence GCTTTTGCCGTTGTCCGAGAAGCTGCCAAGCGTGTCTTAGGAATGCGTCACTTTGACGTACAGTTAATGGGGGGAATGGTACTCCATCAAGGACAAATTGCTGAGATGAAAACAGGGGAAGGAAAAACTCTTGTAGCGACCCTTCCCGCTTATCTCAACGGACTCACAAGCCGAGGGGTACATATTGTCACCGTCAACGACTATTTAGCCCGTCGGGACGCAGAATGGATGGGACAAGTCCATCGTTTTCTGGGGTTAACCGTCGGACTCATTCAGTCAGGAATGAACCCAGAAGAACGGAAGAAAAACTATGCTTGTGACGTTACGTATACCACCAACAGTGAACTGGGATTCGATTATTTACGGGATAATATGGCCACGGCTATGGCCGAAGTGGTACAGCGTCCCCCTAACTATTGCATCATTGACGAAGTGGACTCCATTCTCATCGATGAAGCCCGTACTCCTTTAATTATTTCTGGTCAAGTAGAAAGACCTACTGAAAAATATATTAAAGCAGCCGAAATTGCCAAACAACTAGAAAAACAAGAATCAGAAGAAGATCCCAAAGACTACGAAGTAGACGAAAAAGCCCGTAACGTTTTAATGACCGATCAAGGGTTTGAAAAAGCAGAACAATTACTAGGGGTGGGTGACTTATACGATCAAGAAAATCCCTGGGCCCATTACATCTTCAATGCTATCAAAGCTAAAGAATTATTCACCAAAGATGTTAATTACATTGTTAAGAATAAAGAAGTGGTCATCGTCGATGAATTTACTGGTCGGGTGTTAGCCGGAAGACGTTGGAGTGATGGACTGCATCAGGCGATCGAAGCCAAAGAAGGGGTTCCTATTCAACGAGAAACCCAAACCCTTGCCACCATTACCTATCAAAATTTTTTCTTGTTGTATAACAAACTTTCAGGAATGACCGGAACGGCTAAAACCGAAGAAACGGAACTAGAAAAGGTCTATAATCTGCAAGTTACCATTGTTCCGACGAACCGACCCTCTCAACGCTATGACTTTCCTGACGTAGTTTATAAGACCGAACCTGCTAAATGGAAAGCCGTAGCAGCAGAAGTTGAAGAAATGCACAAAATGGGTCGTCCTATTCTTGTCGGAACCACCAGTGTGGAAAAGTCCGAAGTCATCTCCGCCTTACTACAACAAAGCAATATTCCTCATAATATCCTTAACGCCCGACCCGAAAACGTAGAAAGGGAATCAGAGATTGTTGCCCAAGCCGGACGAAAAGGGGCTGTTACCATCGCCACCAATATGGCAGGACGAGGAACCGATATTATCTTAGGGGGTAACTCTGACTATATGGCCCGTTTGAAAATTCGGGAATATCTCATGCCTCAAATTGTGATGCCAGAAGATGATAACCTTATGGCCGGAGGGATGGGAAGTAATAATCGTCGCCCTCAAGGGTTTGGTCAAGACAGCAAAAAGAAAAAATGGCAACCCTCTGCTGATATTTTCCCCACAGACCTCTCTCCAGAAACCCAAAATATGCTGAAAGAAGCGGTAAAATTTGCCGTGGATCAGTATGGACAACAAAGTTTATCGGAACTAGAAGCTGAAGAGAAAATCGCCATTGCCTCGGAAAATGCCCCCACAGATGACCCTGTGATCGAAAAATTGCGGGAAGTCTATAAGCTTATTCGTAAGCAATATGACGCATTTACGGACAAAGAACACGATGAAGTGGTAGACAAAGGAGGACTTCATGTGATTGCCACAGAACGTCACGAGTCCCGACGTATTGATAACCAGTTACGAGGACGGGCCGGACGACAAGGGGACCCCGGATCAACTAAATTTTTCCTCAGTTTAGAAGATAACTTATTGAGAATTTTTGGCGGCGATCGCGTGGCCGGCTTGATGAATGCCTTCCGGGTTGAAGAAGATATGCCCATCGAGTCCAAAATGTTGACTCGTTCCTTAGAAGGGGCCCAAAAGAAAGTAGAAACTTTCTACTATGACACCCGTAAACAGGTGTTTGAATACGATGAGGTGATGAATAACCAAAGACGGGCCATTTATGCTGAACGTCGTCGGGTACTCGAAGGGTTAGACCTTAAAGAACAAGTGCTACAATACGCGGAGAAGACCATGGATGAAATTGTCGACGCTTACGTTAACCCTGAGTTACCCCCCGAAGAATGGGATGTAGAAAACTTAGTCAGCAAGGTTAAAGAGTTTGTTTATCTCCTCGAAGATATCACCGCCAAAGATATGGAAGATATGACCGTAGCAGAGATGAAAATCTTCCTACACGAAGAAGTGAGAAAAGCCTACGATATCAAAGAAGACCAAGTGGATAAGGTTCGTCCTGGTTTGATGAGAGAAGCAGAACGATTCTTTATTTTGCAACAAATAGACACCCTCTGGCGTGAACACCTACAGTCAATGGATGCTTTACGGGAGTCCATCGGGTTACGGGGTTATGGACAAAAAGACCCCCTCATTGAATATAAACAAGAAGGATACGAAATGTTTTTAGAGATGATGATCGATATTCGTCGTAATGTGGTCTATTCACTCTTCCAGTTCCAACCCCAAGGACAACCACAAGCAGTTTAG
- the metG gene encoding methionine--tRNA ligase has product MTAQITKPKKFALTTPLYYVNGVPHIGSAYTTIIADVIARYKRLIGEDVLFITGTDEHGQKIQRTAEEKGLLPQDHCDQIVASFEALWQKLDIQYDRFSRTTAPRHQAIVKEFFERVWDNGDIYLAQQQGWYCVQCEEFKEKRELLEDGCCPLHPNKKAEWRDEENYFFKLSKYQSKLEELYKNNPQFIEPESRRNEILNFINQGLQDFSISRVNLAWGFPIPTDPDHTIYVWFDALLGYVTALLDPEEEPTLNNALSDWWPINLHLIGKDILRFHAIYWPAMLMSAKLPLPQKIFGHGFLTKDGQKMGKSLGNTLDPFELVDKYGADAVRYYFLKEIECGKDGDFNETRFVNILNADLANDLGNLLNRTLGMTQKYCQGSLPKMTATELPQEHSLKTIGLTLGEKVINAYETLKFNEGCEEILTLIQAGNKFIDEQAPWRLFKEGKQAEVEKILYGVLESVRLAAYLLAPIIPNLSSKIYQQLGFSVDFNQSDRLNEVIPFAHHSQWGKLAVNQGLAKPQPIFAKLDLPSEDNP; this is encoded by the coding sequence ATGACAGCACAAATAACAAAGCCAAAAAAATTTGCTTTAACCACACCCTTATATTATGTGAATGGGGTTCCCCATATTGGTAGTGCCTACACCACAATTATCGCCGATGTCATTGCCCGTTATAAACGGTTGATAGGAGAGGACGTTCTCTTCATTACCGGAACCGATGAACATGGGCAGAAAATACAACGAACCGCCGAAGAAAAAGGACTTTTGCCCCAAGACCATTGCGATCAAATTGTGGCCAGTTTTGAAGCATTATGGCAGAAACTAGATATTCAATATGATCGCTTTAGTCGTACCACCGCCCCCCGTCATCAAGCCATCGTCAAGGAATTTTTTGAGCGAGTGTGGGATAACGGAGATATCTATCTTGCACAACAACAAGGGTGGTATTGTGTGCAATGTGAAGAATTTAAAGAAAAACGGGAATTATTAGAAGATGGTTGTTGTCCCCTACATCCTAACAAAAAAGCAGAATGGCGAGACGAAGAAAATTATTTCTTTAAATTGTCCAAATACCAAAGCAAATTAGAAGAACTCTACAAAAATAACCCTCAATTTATCGAACCAGAAAGCCGTCGCAACGAAATTCTTAACTTTATTAATCAAGGCTTACAAGACTTTTCCATATCCCGCGTCAACCTAGCGTGGGGCTTTCCCATCCCCACAGACCCCGATCATACCATCTATGTGTGGTTTGATGCCCTGTTAGGCTATGTTACAGCCCTACTCGACCCAGAGGAGGAACCAACCCTAAACAATGCCTTATCTGATTGGTGGCCAATTAATTTACATTTAATCGGTAAAGATATTTTGCGCTTTCATGCCATCTATTGGCCAGCTATGTTAATGTCAGCAAAATTGCCGTTGCCCCAGAAAATTTTTGGTCATGGTTTTTTAACAAAAGATGGACAGAAAATGGGTAAAAGCCTAGGAAACACCTTAGATCCCTTTGAATTAGTGGATAAATATGGTGCGGACGCAGTGCGCTACTATTTCTTAAAAGAGATAGAATGTGGAAAAGATGGTGACTTTAACGAAACTCGTTTTGTTAATATTCTCAACGCCGATCTCGCTAACGATTTAGGGAATTTGCTCAACCGAACCTTAGGAATGACTCAAAAATATTGTCAAGGGTCATTACCTAAGATGACAGCAACAGAATTACCCCAAGAACATTCCCTCAAAACCATAGGCTTGACCTTAGGGGAGAAAGTAATCAACGCCTATGAAACGCTCAAATTCAATGAGGGATGTGAGGAGATTTTGACCTTAATTCAAGCAGGGAATAAATTCATCGATGAACAAGCCCCCTGGCGTTTGTTTAAAGAAGGAAAACAGGCCGAAGTAGAAAAGATTTTGTATGGAGTGTTAGAATCAGTGCGTCTGGCTGCTTATTTATTAGCTCCTATTATTCCTAATTTGAGTAGCAAAATCTACCAACAACTGGGGTTTTCCGTGGACTTTAATCAAAGCGATCGCTTGAATGAAGTTATTCCTTTTGCTCACCATAGTCAATGGGGGAAACTAGCGGTTAATCAAGGGTTAGCTAAACCTCAACCCATCTTTGCTAAACTGGATCTTCCCTCAGAAGATAACCCTTAA
- a CDS encoding NYN domain-containing protein — MYDDFEDDSIFSPEQVLENRGRVAIFIDGSNLFYAALQLGIEIDYTKLLYRLTEGSRLLRAFFYTGVDRTNEKQQGFLLWMRRNGYRVIAKDLVQLPDGSKKANLDVEIAVDLMALVGSYDTAIIVSGDGDLAYAADSVSYRGARIEVVSLRSMTSDSLINVADRYIDLDQIKEDIQKTRKPNLSYNGYSSVGMVEQNNP; from the coding sequence ATGTATGATGACTTTGAAGATGATTCGATTTTTTCTCCAGAACAAGTCTTAGAAAATCGCGGTAGAGTTGCCATTTTTATTGATGGATCGAATCTTTTTTACGCTGCATTACAATTAGGCATTGAAATTGATTATACAAAGCTACTTTATCGTTTAACCGAAGGATCTCGTCTCCTCAGAGCGTTTTTCTACACAGGAGTAGATCGCACCAACGAAAAACAACAGGGGTTCTTGTTGTGGATGAGACGCAATGGTTATCGGGTCATTGCTAAAGACTTAGTACAATTGCCTGATGGCTCCAAAAAAGCTAATTTAGACGTAGAAATCGCTGTGGACTTGATGGCTTTAGTGGGTTCCTATGACACCGCTATCATTGTCAGTGGGGATGGAGACTTAGCCTATGCGGCCGACTCCGTGAGTTATCGCGGGGCCCGCATCGAAGTGGTCAGCTTACGATCAATGACCAGCGATAGTTTAATTAATGTGGCAGATCGTTACATTGACCTCGATCAAATCAAAGAGGATATTCAAAAAACCCGCAAGCCCAACTTATCTTATAACGGTTACTCTAGCGTTGGAATGGTCGAACAGAATAACCCTTAA
- a CDS encoding bifunctional ADP-dependent NAD(P)H-hydrate dehydratase/NAD(P)H-hydrate epimerase, with protein sequence MQPRQELDSIVVTAEQMANIEERLFAAGMPVAALMEKAALMMSQRIQQLYPLKIASKVGILVGPGHNGGDALVIARELHLQGYEVGLYRPLAKLKELPQKHARYADSLGIPYYDDVESLQNCQLIIDGLFGFGLTRSLSGNLAMEVDRLNEWSTPVVSIDIPSGLHTDTGEVLGTAVQATHSLCLGLWKPAYFQDQALAYMGEAERIDFGIPLREVWSIISQPVPLQLLTETLALEFLPLSRPQVTHKYQQGHLLVICGSRRYAGGTILTALGAQGSGVGMLSVAVPESLKPLLVSKIPDGLIIDCPESEKGAIASLPPLATDFDSYDIIACGPGLTRDGIDVVAKVLKAECPIVLDADALNILAQLGTGKCLRQRQGTTVLTPHLGEFKRLFPDIDNPEKDRIGAAKRAASQSGAIILLKGARTIIANPQGKIWIIPQSTPALARGGSGDVLTGLIGGLLAQNLRIQHPLDAMVATAAWWHAKAGMLAAQERTELGVNAGTLCQYLHLIF encoded by the coding sequence ATGCAACCGAGACAAGAACTTGATTCGATTGTGGTGACAGCCGAACAAATGGCTAACATTGAAGAGAGACTATTTGCGGCCGGTATGCCTGTGGCTGCTTTAATGGAAAAAGCGGCCTTGATGATGTCTCAACGGATTCAACAGCTTTATCCCCTCAAAATTGCATCTAAAGTGGGGATATTAGTGGGTCCAGGGCATAATGGAGGAGATGCGTTAGTTATTGCCAGAGAATTACATCTACAAGGGTATGAGGTTGGTTTATATCGTCCTTTGGCAAAATTAAAAGAGTTACCTCAAAAACACGCTCGCTATGCTGACAGTTTGGGTATTCCTTATTATGACGATGTAGAATCTTTACAAAATTGTCAATTAATCATTGATGGCTTATTTGGGTTTGGATTAACGCGATCGCTGTCTGGTAATTTGGCGATGGAGGTTGATCGTCTCAATGAATGGTCGACCCCTGTGGTCAGTATTGATATTCCTTCGGGGTTACACACAGACACAGGGGAAGTGTTAGGCACAGCAGTGCAAGCCACCCATAGTCTCTGTTTGGGGTTATGGAAACCAGCTTATTTTCAGGACCAAGCCTTAGCTTATATGGGTGAAGCAGAAAGGATCGATTTTGGTATTCCTTTACGAGAGGTGTGGTCAATTATTTCCCAACCCGTCCCCTTACAACTGCTAACCGAAACCCTAGCATTAGAGTTTTTGCCCTTGTCCCGTCCCCAAGTTACCCATAAATATCAACAGGGACATTTATTGGTCATCTGTGGTTCTCGTCGTTACGCAGGTGGGACTATTCTCACCGCATTAGGGGCCCAAGGCAGTGGTGTCGGAATGTTATCGGTGGCTGTGCCTGAATCCCTCAAACCCTTATTAGTTAGTAAAATTCCTGATGGTTTAATTATTGATTGTCCAGAGTCGGAAAAGGGGGCGATTGCTTCACTGCCCCCACTTGCAACAGACTTCGACTCCTATGATATCATCGCTTGTGGTCCAGGGTTAACCAGAGACGGAATTGATGTGGTGGCTAAAGTTTTAAAAGCGGAATGTCCGATTGTCTTAGATGCAGATGCACTTAATATTCTGGCTCAACTGGGAACAGGGAAATGCTTAAGGCAACGTCAGGGAACCACAGTATTAACTCCCCATTTAGGTGAGTTTAAACGTCTTTTTCCTGATATAGATAATCCTGAAAAAGATAGAATCGGTGCAGCAAAAAGGGCTGCTAGTCAAAGTGGAGCAATTATTTTATTAAAAGGAGCAAGAACAATTATTGCGAATCCTCAAGGCAAAATTTGGATCATCCCCCAGAGTACCCCGGCTTTAGCTAGGGGAGGGAGTGGGGATGTGTTGACGGGGTTAATTGGAGGACTACTGGCCCAAAATCTTAGGATTCAGCATCCTTTAGATGCAATGGTGGCAACGGCAGCTTGGTGGCACGCCAAGGCAGGAATGTTAGCTGCACAAGAGCGGACTGAATTAGGGGTTAATGCAGGAACCCTCTGCCAATATCTTCATCTTATCTTTTAG
- a CDS encoding RNA-guided endonuclease InsQ/TnpB family protein, translating into MTYDFKLKPKKSQVQKIETYLETCKKIYNYALRERKDWVNSRKSPINACSIHSEYIINPNAPKPTYNSQCKSLTEAKKSYSELKEPHSQVLQQTLRTLEAAFVNMWERGFGFPRYKKKMRSFLYPSVKQEWVGSGWVKLPKIGEVKMRMSRPIPDGFLIKQIRVVKRASGYFVQLSYQLAVNIPETPIHGHPLGVDIGLDSYLATSDGELVKRPRFFNQLHGQLKSLQRRLKNKKKGSNNWQKLQSKIARVHQKIHDTRKDWHFKLAHHLCDQAGMIFVEDINLKAWAKGLFGKHTLDAGFGQFFNILAYVCWKRDVYFLKVDKDYTSQICPNCNTHTGKKSLSDRLHCCPYCGYQTNRDVAAGQIIRNRGLVAVGQSVNENACGDILSGSIFDWLDKGL; encoded by the coding sequence ATGACTTACGACTTTAAACTCAAGCCTAAAAAATCTCAAGTTCAAAAAATTGAGACATATCTTGAAACGTGCAAAAAAATTTATAACTACGCACTTCGAGAAAGGAAGGATTGGGTGAACAGTCGTAAGTCGCCTATCAATGCTTGTTCAATTCATTCTGAATACATAATTAATCCAAATGCTCCTAAACCTACCTACAATTCTCAATGTAAATCTTTAACAGAAGCCAAGAAAAGCTACTCTGAATTAAAGGAACCTCACTCTCAAGTGTTGCAACAGACTCTAAGAACTTTGGAGGCTGCGTTTGTCAATATGTGGGAAAGGGGTTTTGGTTTTCCACGCTATAAGAAGAAAATGAGAAGTTTTCTCTACCCATCAGTTAAGCAAGAATGGGTAGGCAGTGGTTGGGTAAAACTTCCCAAAATTGGGGAGGTAAAAATGAGAATGTCTAGACCTATTCCTGATGGGTTTCTTATCAAACAAATTAGGGTAGTTAAACGGGCATCAGGGTATTTTGTACAGCTAAGTTATCAGTTAGCGGTCAACATCCCTGAAACCCCGATACATGGACATCCTCTAGGGGTAGATATCGGACTTGATTCATACTTAGCTACTTCAGATGGGGAATTAGTCAAAAGACCTCGGTTTTTTAATCAACTTCATGGCCAGTTGAAATCACTGCAAAGAAGGTTAAAGAACAAGAAAAAGGGGTCTAATAATTGGCAAAAACTTCAGTCTAAAATAGCTAGAGTTCATCAAAAGATCCACGATACTAGAAAAGACTGGCATTTTAAATTAGCTCATCATTTGTGTGATCAAGCTGGCATGATATTTGTAGAAGATATTAACTTAAAAGCTTGGGCTAAAGGCTTGTTTGGTAAGCATACATTAGATGCTGGTTTTGGTCAGTTCTTCAATATTTTGGCGTATGTTTGCTGGAAAAGAGATGTCTATTTTCTTAAGGTAGATAAAGACTATACCAGCCAAATTTGTCCTAATTGTAATACTCATACAGGTAAAAAAAGTCTATCAGATAGACTCCATTGTTGTCCTTATTGTGGGTATCAAACAAATAGGGACGTTGCAGCTGGCCAAATAATAAGAAATCGTGGTCTAGTGGCGGTCGGGCAGTCCGTGAATGAAAATGCTTGTGGAGACATACTGTCGGGGTCAATCTTTGATTGGCTAGATAAGGGTCTGTGA
- a CDS encoding Fur family transcriptional regulator, giving the protein MKETLEETPKIRSLEDALHRCQYLGMRISRQRRYILELLWKSQEHLSAREIYNRLSQNGKNVGHTSVYQNLEALSSQGIIECLERCDGRLYGTITDSHSHVNCLDTQQIIDVHVELPSELIQQIEAQTGVTITDYRIDFYGHKEPEQSKLI; this is encoded by the coding sequence ATGAAGGAAACCCTAGAAGAAACTCCAAAAATTCGTTCTTTAGAAGATGCGTTACATCGGTGTCAATATCTCGGTATGCGTATTAGTCGTCAACGTCGCTATATATTAGAGTTATTGTGGAAAAGCCAAGAACATCTATCGGCAAGAGAAATTTATAATCGTCTCAGTCAAAATGGTAAAAATGTTGGTCATACCTCAGTGTATCAAAACCTTGAAGCCCTATCCAGTCAAGGGATTATCGAATGTCTAGAACGATGCGATGGACGACTTTATGGAACCATTACCGACTCCCATAGTCATGTTAACTGTCTAGATACTCAACAAATTATTGATGTTCATGTTGAGCTTCCCTCTGAGTTGATCCAACAGATAGAAGCACAAACCGGGGTGACTATCACTGACTATCGTATTGATTTTTATGGCCATAAAGAGCCAGAACAGTCTAAACTAATATGA
- a CDS encoding DUF3685 domain-containing protein has product MSDRPIYLLLVDQDPIFRLGLATILSNYAQWEITSQTDNLTDAITQLSNNTVDLIILEPNLTDKGLTVETFYQQIKEIQPQTKVCLLSYDLSWERQQELQKIGIEGYCNKGELIEVLLEKWQKIIQGELIWPITVSSQLSQSHRTIAKRNWLSKVRKSGIEQIDSNLQLINQNLNNHLISIWDKIFWQGRKRELLTARWIVEQLLPVDVIIVPSQRTNSQIIRTEKLISKGTLVATGEWLEIFEKTNDKLQNDLKNLTNFLLEIDILKFEKKQEILELVLRQFERIISDFKFIETKSMQLSRNRLSILERLWRESALIFLSKYCLNEQQVSLEDMEILVEENEELVSNEILKKIPCFPELFDYIILDTESELPSINQSNPSEKKTDNQETILHNVVIQVANGIVALILNYFSDNEKVKTNLYNIDMASSREIARFRNRLAWEYRKQEYWQEPKNIFESQYQLFFFTEKGIDCTVIYSPRQQELEALRGLRWTVTILLEIRDAIAPLLRSLVGTVGKTLVYILTQVIGRGIGLVGKGIVQGIGNSLSERDYPNKPTRHNSKS; this is encoded by the coding sequence GTGAGCGATCGCCCTATTTACCTTCTACTGGTAGACCAAGACCCCATTTTTCGCTTAGGACTCGCAACGATCTTAAGTAACTATGCTCAATGGGAAATTACGAGTCAAACGGATAACTTAACAGATGCCATAACCCAGTTATCCAATAACACAGTTGATTTAATTATTTTAGAGCCTAATTTAACAGATAAGGGGTTAACCGTTGAAACCTTTTATCAACAAATAAAAGAAATTCAGCCTCAGACAAAAGTATGTTTATTAAGTTATGACCTGAGTTGGGAACGACAGCAAGAATTACAAAAAATAGGCATCGAAGGATATTGTAATAAAGGGGAACTGATAGAAGTTTTACTAGAAAAGTGGCAAAAAATAATTCAAGGGGAATTGATTTGGCCAATCACTGTTTCTAGTCAATTATCTCAGAGCCATAGAACAATTGCTAAAAGAAACTGGCTTTCTAAAGTTAGAAAATCAGGGATTGAGCAAATTGATAGTAATTTGCAATTGATTAATCAAAACCTTAATAATCATCTGATTTCTATATGGGATAAAATCTTTTGGCAGGGCAGAAAACGAGAATTATTAACAGCCCGTTGGATAGTTGAACAGTTATTACCAGTTGATGTCATTATTGTCCCTTCGCAAAGAACGAATTCACAAATCATTAGAACAGAAAAGTTGATATCAAAAGGAACATTAGTAGCAACGGGAGAATGGTTGGAAATTTTTGAGAAAACTAATGATAAGCTTCAAAATGATCTTAAAAATTTAACTAACTTTCTTCTAGAAATTGATATTTTAAAATTTGAAAAAAAACAAGAAATCTTAGAATTAGTTTTAAGGCAATTTGAGAGAATTATTAGTGATTTCAAGTTTATTGAGACGAAAAGTATGCAGTTATCAAGAAATCGGTTATCTATTTTAGAAAGGTTATGGAGAGAATCAGCCTTAATCTTTTTAAGTAAATACTGTCTCAATGAACAACAAGTATCCTTAGAAGACATGGAAATCTTAGTAGAAGAAAATGAAGAATTAGTGTCTAATGAGATATTAAAAAAGATTCCTTGTTTTCCAGAATTATTTGATTATATTATTTTAGACACTGAATCAGAGCTTCCAAGTATTAACCAGTCAAATCCATCAGAAAAAAAGACAGATAATCAAGAAACTATCTTGCATAATGTGGTTATTCAAGTGGCTAACGGCATTGTGGCTTTAATTTTAAATTATTTTTCTGATAATGAAAAAGTTAAAACCAACTTATATAATATAGATATGGCATCATCAAGGGAAATTGCAAGATTCAGGAATCGTCTAGCCTGGGAATATAGAAAACAAGAATATTGGCAAGAACCAAAAAATATTTTTGAGAGTCAATATCAACTCTTTTTCTTCACGGAAAAAGGCATCGATTGCACCGTCATTTATTCTCCCCGTCAACAAGAATTAGAAGCCTTAAGGGGATTGCGTTGGACGGTGACCATTCTCTTAGAAATTAGAGATGCGATCGCCCCACTGTTACGATCCTTGGTAGGAACCGTTGGCAAAACCTTAGTCTATATTTTAACGCAAGTCATCGGTCGAGGCATTGGCTTAGTGGGTAAAGGAATTGTACAAGGCATTGGCAATAGTCTTTCCGAAAGAGATTATCCAAACAAACCCACAAGACACAATTCAAAATCCTAA